The following proteins are encoded in a genomic region of Spirosoma sp. SC4-14:
- a CDS encoding type 1 glutamine amidotransferase domain-containing protein, with protein sequence MEKQQALQGKKVAALMTEGFEQVEMTDPRKALEEAGATVHIIAPKGGSIKGWDETDWGDTFDVDLPLAGADPSQYDALLLPGGVMNPDKLRMEPKAIQFIKHFFEQQKPVAAICHAPTMLIEADVVDGRKLTSYPSIQTDLKNAGANWVDQEVVVDGNLVTSRKPDDIPAFNREVIQLINEGVKQTI encoded by the coding sequence ATGGAAAAGCAACAAGCGCTACAGGGCAAAAAAGTAGCAGCCCTAATGACTGAAGGATTTGAACAGGTAGAAATGACCGATCCCCGGAAAGCATTGGAAGAGGCAGGCGCAACCGTTCATATCATTGCTCCTAAAGGCGGAAGTATAAAGGGGTGGGACGAAACCGACTGGGGCGATACATTTGATGTCGATCTGCCACTTGCGGGTGCAGATCCCTCTCAATATGATGCCTTATTGCTGCCTGGTGGCGTTATGAATCCCGATAAACTTAGAATGGAACCTAAAGCCATTCAGTTTATCAAACATTTTTTTGAGCAACAGAAGCCTGTAGCCGCGATCTGCCATGCTCCCACAATGCTCATTGAAGCCGATGTGGTCGACGGACGAAAACTAACCTCTTATCCATCGATACAGACAGATCTTAAAAATGCCGGTGCCAACTGGGTCGATCAGGAAGTTGTGGTCGATGGCAATCTGGTAACAAGCCGCAAACCCGACGATATTCCGGCGTTTAATCGGGAAGTGATCCAGCTAATCAACGAAGGCGTTAAACAGACGATATAG
- the truA gene encoding tRNA pseudouridine(38-40) synthase TruA has product MRYFIELSYRGTAYRGWQPQAKETSVQRTLEAALTRRLQQPVFVVGSGRTDAGVHASQQFAHVDLNTPVLFTDALLYSINCILPEDIAIHRIFPVRPTDHARFSAVSRYYQYHITRHKDVFQSGLTYHFRPELDMQLMNEACQILLQYSDFKSFSKARADVNHFHCRLDFAYWERSQPDRLTFHIKANRFLWGMVRTIVGTMLEVGQKRMLLTRFDEIIGAKDRTQAGRSAPANGLYLVEVGYPAEVLSQRNAEKA; this is encoded by the coding sequence ATGCGTTATTTTATTGAATTGTCGTATCGGGGAACGGCCTATCGGGGGTGGCAGCCACAGGCTAAAGAAACAAGCGTACAGCGTACACTGGAAGCAGCCCTTACCCGCCGACTTCAGCAGCCTGTTTTTGTGGTTGGTAGTGGCCGAACTGATGCGGGCGTTCATGCCAGCCAGCAGTTTGCACATGTTGACCTCAATACGCCTGTTTTGTTTACCGATGCATTGCTCTATTCCATCAATTGCATTCTGCCCGAAGATATTGCCATTCATCGAATCTTTCCCGTACGACCAACCGATCATGCTCGCTTTTCGGCCGTGTCGCGCTATTATCAGTACCACATTACCCGGCATAAAGATGTATTTCAGTCGGGATTAACCTATCATTTTCGCCCCGAGCTGGATATGCAGCTTATGAATGAGGCCTGTCAGATTCTACTGCAATACAGCGATTTTAAGAGTTTTAGCAAAGCACGAGCCGATGTAAATCATTTTCATTGCCGACTCGATTTTGCCTATTGGGAGCGCAGCCAGCCCGATCGGCTGACGTTTCACATCAAGGCCAATCGGTTTTTATGGGGTATGGTACGGACCATTGTGGGAACCATGCTTGAGGTGGGGCAGAAACGAATGTTGCTAACTCGCTTCGATGAGATAATTGGTGCTAAAGACCGCACTCAGGCCGGACGATCTGCGCCCGCTAATGGACTCTATCTGGTAGAAGTGGGGTACCCGGCTGAGGTACTTAGCCAACGAAATGCAGAAAAAGCGTAA
- a CDS encoding DUF6600 domain-containing protein — translation MTILKSIKLLGLIAVLSASPFLVPQTVAQPGVTVSVDMFYNELAPYGQWMQYPGYGNVWAPNIGPDFQPYGTAGHWVVTEYGNTWVSDYPWGWAPFHYGRWIFDSAYGGWLWVPGTDWGPAWVAWRSGGGYYGWAPLGPGMNISVNINIPAPFWTFVPQIYITSPRVYSYYVPRPNVVNIYQNTTYINNYYRTNNRAYAYGPPRGDIERVTRHSVPVYRIDHMDRPGRSVVGNGSVAFYRPDHGPSNRPDYGRNDRYNNNGRYNNNGRPDNGTTNPSGRGSYYDGNSSGRGSYNPNPDNASRGGYMGNPNWDNNRNSVPNNRGTMNDRFPSNQHGAYSNPASPAPTPNSFPGQPDRSGAGRGSYQMTQPGNNAPQSIPQRPGRSFEQPSHQAPGAIPSAPNARGNAEFQRPSENRGGQFQQRSEPGRPGHVGHEGGRGPR, via the coding sequence ATGACTATCCTGAAATCAATAAAACTACTTGGCCTCATTGCCGTGCTGTCTGCCAGCCCATTTCTGGTTCCGCAGACGGTGGCACAGCCGGGAGTTACGGTGTCGGTGGATATGTTCTATAACGAACTGGCACCGTATGGGCAGTGGATGCAGTATCCTGGGTATGGAAATGTATGGGCTCCTAATATAGGTCCTGATTTTCAGCCATATGGCACTGCGGGCCACTGGGTTGTGACTGAGTATGGAAATACCTGGGTCTCGGATTATCCGTGGGGCTGGGCACCTTTCCACTACGGACGCTGGATTTTCGATTCTGCTTATGGTGGCTGGCTTTGGGTGCCAGGAACTGACTGGGGACCTGCCTGGGTGGCGTGGCGCTCGGGTGGTGGCTATTATGGCTGGGCACCGCTTGGACCGGGAATGAACATTAGCGTTAACATAAATATTCCGGCTCCTTTCTGGACCTTTGTTCCGCAGATTTATATCACCAGCCCGCGCGTATATAGCTACTATGTGCCTCGGCCCAATGTGGTGAATATCTATCAGAATACAACATATATCAACAACTACTATCGCACCAATAACCGGGCGTATGCCTATGGCCCGCCACGGGGTGATATCGAGCGCGTAACTCGTCACAGCGTTCCGGTCTATCGAATCGATCATATGGATCGACCCGGACGTTCGGTGGTAGGTAATGGCTCCGTTGCTTTTTACCGACCCGATCATGGCCCGTCCAATCGTCCGGATTATGGCCGAAATGATCGTTACAACAATAACGGTCGCTATAATAACAATGGCCGTCCCGACAACGGTACTACTAATCCATCGGGTCGTGGATCGTACTACGATGGCAACTCATCGGGCCGGGGAAGTTATAATCCGAACCCTGACAATGCTAGCCGGGGGGGCTATATGGGCAATCCGAACTGGGACAACAATCGTAATTCGGTGCCAAACAATCGGGGAACCATGAACGATCGGTTCCCATCGAACCAGCATGGTGCCTATTCCAACCCGGCTAGTCCGGCTCCAACCCCTAATTCGTTTCCGGGCCAGCCCGACCGTTCGGGGGCGGGTCGTGGATCGTATCAGATGACACAACCAGGAAACAATGCACCGCAGAGTATTCCGCAACGGCCAGGTCGTTCATTCGAACAGCCCAGTCATCAGGCACCTGGCGCTATTCCATCTGCTCCAAATGCTCGGGGAAATGCAGAGTTTCAGCGCCCATCAGAAAATAGAGGGGGCCAATTTCAGCAACGTAGCGAACCGGGGCGACCTGGCCACGTTGGGCACGAAGGCGGACGCGGTCCTCGTTAA
- a CDS encoding TetR/AcrR family transcriptional regulator yields the protein MGITERRQRQKEEVRSNILHSAWQIVEQEGWQALSIRKIADAIEYSIPVIYSHFASKDAILLEFIKEGFHRLSQQLGQANRKHTDPYQQLEAMAQAYWDFAFTSKEYYQVMFGLGIPACEMVNQVEEMQTFSNTILESLKQAIAISSQPQTDHWLKFHTYWSILHGLVSIQLIDNHERHNLTRQMILQDAIAGFIYALKG from the coding sequence ATGGGAATTACCGAACGTAGACAGCGGCAAAAGGAAGAAGTTCGTAGTAATATTCTTCATTCGGCCTGGCAAATTGTTGAGCAGGAAGGCTGGCAGGCACTTTCGATCCGAAAGATTGCTGATGCTATCGAATATAGCATTCCGGTAATTTACAGCCATTTTGCCAGTAAAGACGCCATTCTGCTGGAGTTTATCAAAGAGGGCTTTCATCGGTTAAGCCAGCAGTTAGGCCAGGCTAACCGTAAGCATACTGATCCTTACCAACAGCTAGAAGCAATGGCCCAGGCTTACTGGGATTTTGCCTTTACCAGCAAAGAATATTATCAGGTGATGTTTGGCCTAGGTATTCCTGCCTGCGAGATGGTTAATCAGGTCGAAGAGATGCAGACGTTTAGTAATACGATTCTGGAATCACTCAAACAAGCCATTGCAATCAGCAGCCAGCCCCAAACCGACCACTGGCTGAAGTTTCATACCTATTGGTCGATTCTGCATGGTCTTGTTTCCATTCAGCTCATCGACAACCATGAACGGCATAATTTAACCAGACAGATGATACTTCAGGATGCCATTGCTGGCTTTATTTATGCCTTGAAAGGTTAA
- a CDS encoding pirin family protein: protein MLTVKKNHSAEYAPIADLTTYRALSTRSISYLDPFLFLNHHGPQIYPSANRGLPFGPHPHRGMETVTFILEGDIAHKDSSGHESVINAGGVQWMTAGRGLIHAEVSSAHFLQEGGKLEILQLWLNLPARLKMTAPFYKGLQKDAIPSLALDNGLVTVNLIAGDWDGHKAAFESLAGIHLNTIYFRPGGTLTLNIPTDQNIFFYVIKGSLRANGTTVKALNLAEFNHAGETLTITSDEDSILLFGHAKPFNEPVVAQGPFVMNTQQEIMEAYDDYRKGKFGTWQ, encoded by the coding sequence ATGCTAACCGTCAAAAAAAACCATTCAGCCGAATATGCTCCCATCGCAGATCTAACCACCTATCGAGCCTTGTCAACACGATCGATTAGCTACCTTGATCCATTTCTTTTTCTAAATCACCACGGCCCGCAGATCTATCCTTCAGCAAATCGAGGTTTACCATTCGGGCCGCATCCGCACCGTGGCATGGAAACAGTCACGTTTATTCTCGAAGGCGACATTGCACATAAAGACAGCAGTGGTCACGAAAGTGTTATTAATGCTGGGGGCGTTCAGTGGATGACGGCCGGTCGTGGACTAATTCATGCCGAGGTTTCATCGGCGCATTTTTTGCAGGAAGGAGGCAAACTGGAGATCCTGCAACTCTGGCTCAACCTTCCCGCCCGCCTAAAAATGACGGCTCCTTTTTATAAGGGATTGCAGAAAGATGCTATTCCGAGCTTAGCGCTGGACAATGGCCTGGTAACCGTAAACCTGATTGCTGGTGACTGGGATGGTCACAAAGCCGCTTTTGAATCACTCGCTGGAATTCACCTGAATACTATTTATTTCCGGCCAGGTGGCACACTTACCCTAAACATCCCAACCGATCAGAACATTTTCTTTTACGTAATCAAAGGATCTTTACGGGCTAATGGAACCACTGTAAAAGCCCTGAATTTAGCCGAATTCAATCACGCTGGCGAAACGCTGACAATTACGTCCGACGAAGACAGCATACTTCTGTTTGGCCATGCCAAACCGTTCAACGAGCCAGTTGTTGCGCAGGGACCGTTTGTGATGAACACTCAACAGGAAATTATGGAAGCCTACGACGACTACCGCAAGGGTAAATTCGGCACATGGCAATAA
- a CDS encoding NADPH-dependent FMN reductase, whose product MFTLKIIIASTRPGRKGPAIAAWIQDVVNQHPEFAVELLDLAEINLPFMDEPNHPRLQQYEHEHTKNWSRAIDAADAFIIVTPEYNHGFSAPLKNALDFLAREWAYKPVGLVSYGGIAAGTRAVQLLKPVLTALKLVPLAEAVNIPFFARYLDDQEGFVADETLTRSANDMITELLRWTKALKPMRLA is encoded by the coding sequence ATGTTTACACTAAAAATTATCATTGCCAGTACTCGTCCCGGTCGTAAAGGTCCGGCCATTGCCGCCTGGATTCAGGATGTTGTTAATCAGCACCCCGAGTTCGCGGTTGAACTACTCGATCTTGCCGAAATTAACCTGCCATTCATGGATGAGCCCAATCACCCACGACTGCAACAGTACGAACATGAGCATACTAAAAATTGGAGCCGGGCAATCGATGCTGCCGATGCATTTATTATTGTAACGCCAGAATACAATCACGGCTTTTCGGCTCCGCTCAAAAATGCCCTGGATTTCCTGGCCAGAGAATGGGCCTATAAACCTGTAGGGCTGGTTAGTTACGGCGGTATTGCCGCTGGTACCCGGGCTGTTCAATTACTTAAACCGGTACTTACTGCACTCAAACTAGTGCCGCTTGCCGAAGCGGTTAACATTCCGTTCTTTGCCAGATATCTCGACGATCAGGAAGGCTTCGTTGCCGATGAAACACTCACAAGATCGGCAAACGATATGATAACCGAACTGCTTCGCTGGACAAAAGCACTGAAGCCAATGCGGTTAGCCTAA
- a CDS encoding NAD(P)-binding domain-containing protein: MKVGVIGSGTVGQALAKAFFAEGHQVMMGTRSPGKEEVAAFKNDNPAIAIDTPDKAASFGDVLVLAVPGIAALGSIKQAGVDNFANKILIDVTNPLAAEAPVNGVPKQFTTPDESLMESIQTLLPTTKVVKALNSVGAFLMYKPNFQGGKGTIFIAGNDQDAKATVSEILESFGWDAEDVGKAEAARAIEPLGQLYVARGMLNNDWAVSFKLVRL; this comes from the coding sequence ATGAAAGTAGGCGTTATTGGCTCCGGAACCGTTGGGCAGGCTCTGGCAAAAGCGTTTTTTGCCGAAGGCCATCAGGTCATGATGGGAACAAGAAGTCCGGGAAAAGAAGAGGTTGCTGCCTTTAAAAATGATAACCCGGCAATTGCCATCGATACTCCTGATAAGGCAGCCTCGTTTGGTGATGTGCTGGTTCTAGCCGTCCCAGGTATCGCTGCCCTGGGTAGTATCAAGCAGGCTGGTGTCGACAACTTTGCGAATAAAATTCTGATCGACGTCACTAATCCATTAGCTGCCGAAGCGCCGGTCAATGGGGTTCCAAAGCAGTTTACAACGCCCGACGAGTCGCTAATGGAAAGCATACAGACACTATTGCCAACAACAAAAGTGGTGAAAGCACTGAACAGCGTAGGAGCGTTTCTAATGTACAAACCGAACTTCCAGGGCGGCAAAGGCACCATTTTCATCGCTGGTAATGATCAGGATGCCAAAGCAACGGTGTCAGAAATTCTGGAAAGTTTCGGTTGGGACGCCGAAGACGTGGGCAAAGCCGAAGCCGCCAGGGCTATTGAGCCACTGGGCCAACTCTACGTTGCCCGTGGTATGCTGAATAACGACTGGGCTGTCAGCTTCAAACTGGTAAGACTCTAA
- a CDS encoding mechanosensitive ion channel domain-containing protein gives MEQAQTNAQRIYDQVLTFATVYGGRILLAIITLIIGLWLIGWIMRLLASVLTKRHVDRDVQPFLLSLVNALLRVLLLLSIASTLGVETTSFVAIIGAAGLAVGLALQGSLANFAGGVLILTFKPFRVGDLISAQGFTGNVEAIRIFDTVLLTLDNRTIILPNGSLSTSPITNISTRGIIRVDQVYTVGNQNGLDATKASIMQVVNACPYALKDRDHDVLIAKLNANSRDYDVRVWTKSDTYWDTYYYMLENIARQFGKDGIEPPKPRMFVTNED, from the coding sequence ATGGAACAGGCTCAGACAAACGCCCAACGCATCTACGATCAGGTGCTTACTTTTGCGACAGTTTACGGTGGCCGCATCTTGCTGGCAATTATAACCCTAATTATTGGGCTCTGGCTCATTGGCTGGATCATGCGCCTGCTCGCATCGGTGTTGACAAAGCGGCATGTCGACCGCGATGTTCAGCCGTTTTTGCTGTCGTTGGTTAATGCCCTACTGCGAGTTTTGCTGCTATTGAGTATTGCCAGCACTCTCGGGGTTGAAACTACATCGTTTGTGGCCATCATTGGAGCGGCTGGTCTGGCGGTGGGTTTAGCCTTGCAGGGAAGCCTGGCCAATTTTGCCGGGGGTGTTCTTATTCTGACCTTCAAACCTTTTAGAGTAGGCGATCTTATTTCGGCGCAGGGATTTACGGGGAATGTCGAAGCAATTCGTATTTTCGATACGGTTCTGCTTACACTGGATAATAGAACTATAATTCTGCCCAACGGTTCTCTATCGACTTCGCCCATCACAAACATTAGTACGAGAGGTATTATTCGGGTCGATCAGGTCTATACCGTTGGCAATCAGAACGGTCTGGATGCCACAAAAGCGTCTATCATGCAGGTAGTTAATGCCTGCCCTTATGCCCTGAAAGACCGCGACCACGATGTGTTAATTGCAAAACTGAACGCAAACTCACGCGATTACGATGTTCGGGTATGGACCAAAAGTGATACCTATTGGGATACGTATTATTATATGCTTGAAAACATTGCCCGGCAGTTTGGCAAAGATGGCATTGAGCCACCTAAACCCAGAATGTTTGTTACCAACGAAGATTGA
- the corA gene encoding magnesium/cobalt transporter CorA, translated as MIRIFQLDETAVRKIRDIDSFSDTERTLWVDLQNPTPAEIKSVEEKFDVDFLSQQEQLEIESSSRYIEEDDFLIANSNFLIPDAEQRYITVPVSFILKDDTLFTYRNADLKSFADTVKRIKSRRAVFSDGAQILISIFESRIDYDADLVEMVSGEIKAINRMLDLDANLDREMLLNINDYQELTMSIRENVVDKQRVISAMIRSDGWFNDLEQQRLRTLIKDINSLIDHTNFIFERLEFLQNTYLGLIDLEQNRVVKIFTVVSLVFLPPTLLASIWGMNFDEMPEVHWKYGYVFALAMMVFSSALTVWIFRRKNWL; from the coding sequence ATGATTCGCATCTTTCAACTCGATGAAACGGCCGTTCGCAAAATTCGCGACATTGATTCTTTTTCTGATACCGAACGGACACTTTGGGTGGATCTTCAAAATCCGACTCCGGCTGAGATCAAGAGCGTAGAAGAAAAATTTGATGTCGATTTTTTGAGTCAGCAGGAGCAACTGGAAATTGAAAGTAGTTCGCGCTATATTGAGGAAGACGATTTTCTGATCGCCAATTCTAACTTTCTGATCCCCGACGCCGAACAACGCTACATAACGGTTCCTGTAAGTTTTATTCTGAAAGACGATACGCTGTTTACCTATCGGAACGCCGATCTGAAATCGTTTGCCGATACGGTCAAACGTATCAAATCGCGACGGGCCGTTTTCAGCGACGGTGCTCAAATCCTGATCTCCATTTTCGAATCGCGCATTGATTATGATGCCGATCTGGTTGAAATGGTTTCGGGCGAAATTAAGGCTATTAATCGAATGCTTGATCTGGATGCCAATCTTGATCGTGAAATGCTGCTGAATATTAACGATTATCAGGAGCTGACAATGTCGATTCGGGAGAATGTGGTTGATAAACAGCGCGTTATTTCGGCCATGATTCGTTCGGATGGGTGGTTCAATGATCTGGAACAGCAACGATTGCGAACGCTTATCAAAGACATTAACTCGCTGATCGATCATACTAATTTCATTTTCGAACGGCTGGAGTTTCTGCAAAATACCTACCTCGGTTTGATCGATCTGGAGCAGAACCGTGTCGTGAAAATATTTACCGTTGTGTCGCTGGTTTTTTTACCCCCAACCCTTCTGGCCAGCATCTGGGGGATGAATTTTGATGAGATGCCCGAAGTACACTGGAAATATGGCTATGTGTTTGCGCTGGCGATGATGGTGTTTTCATCAGCTCTCACGGTCTGGATATTCAGGCGCAAAAACTGGCTTTAA